From Strix uralensis isolate ZFMK-TIS-50842 chromosome 1, bStrUra1, whole genome shotgun sequence, a single genomic window includes:
- the EPC1 gene encoding enhancer of polycomb homolog 1 isoform X3: MSKLSFRARALDASKPLPVFRCEDLPDLAEYASINRAVPQMPTGMEKEEESEHHLQRAISAQQVYGEKRDNMVIPVPEAESNIAYYESIYPGEFKMPKQLIHIQPFSLDAEQPDYDLDSEDEIFVNKLKKRMDISPLQFEEMIDRLEKGSGQQPVSLQEAKLLLKEDDELIREVYEYWIKKRKNCRGPSLIPAVKQEKRDGSSTNDPYVAFRRRTEKMQTRKNRKNDEASYEKMLKLRRDLSRAVTILEMIKRREKSKRELLHLTLEIMEKRYNLGDYSGEIMSEVMAQRQPIKPTYAIPIIPVTNSSPFKHQEAMELKEFKVKQDKPDVIRPKRKYEKKPKVLPSSAAATPQQTSPAALPVFNAKDLNQYDFPSSDEEPLSQVLSGSSEAEEENDPDGPFAFRRKAGCQYYAPHLDQPGNWPWSSPKEGRLGDVRYRYCLTTLTVPQRCIGLARRRVGRGGRVLLDRAHSDYDNTFHQLDLEMFSSSQHSSISQFANTSETNTSDKSFSKDLSQILVNIKSCRWRHFRPRTPSLHDSDNDELSCRKLYRGINRTGTAQPGTQTCSTSIQSKSSSGSAHFESETSLGLVHQILNHTDGSKSLQSSEFTAFTAEQYQQHQQQLALMQKQQLAQIHQQQANSNSSANTSQGFVSKTLDSVSAQFAASALVTSEQLMGFKMKDDVVLGIGVNGILQASGVYKGLHLSSTTPTALVHTSSSSTAGSALLQPSNITQTSSSHSALSHQVTAANSATTQVLIGNNIRLTVPSSVATVNSITTLNARHIPRTLSAVPSSALKLAAATNCQVPKVPASSSVDAVPRENHETEKPALNNIADNTVAMEVT, translated from the exons gaacaTCATCTCCAGCGGGCTATCTCAGCACAACAAGTATATGGAGAGAAGAGGGATAACATGGTTATACCGGTTCCAGAAGCAGAAAGTAACATTGCATACTATGAATCTATATATCCTGGAGAATTTAAAATGCCAAAGCAGCTGATTCATATACAGC CCTTTAGTTTGGATGCTGAGCAGCCGGATTATGACTTGGATTCGGAAGATGAGATCTTTGTGAATAAGTTGAAGAAAAGAATGGACATCTCTCCTTTGCAATTTGAGGAGATGATAGACAGACTAGAAAAGGGCAGCGGTCAGCAG CCAGTCAGCCTGCAAGAGGCCAAGCTGTTGCTGAAGGAAGATGATGAATTGATCAGAGAAGTGTATGAGTACTggattaaaaagaggaaaaactgtcGAGGTCCCTCTCTTATCCCAGCAGTGAAACAAGAGAAGCGAGATGGTTCCAGCACAAATGACCCTTATGTTGCTTTTAGAAGACGAACAGAAAAGATGCAGACAAGAAAA AATCGAAAGAATGATGAAGCATCATATGAGAAGATGCTTAAGCTGCGTCGAGATCTGAGTCGTGCAGTAACCATCCTGGAGATGataaagaggagggaaaaaagcaagagagagttGCTGCATTTAACACTGGAAATTATGGAAAAGAG GTATAATTTGGGTGACTACAGTGGAGAGATCATGTCTGAGGTCATGGCACAACGGCAGCCAATTAAACCTACCTATGCTATTCCCATCATTCCTGTGACTAACAGCAGTCCTTTTAAACACCAAGAAGCTATGGAACTGAAAGAATTTAAAGTTAAA CAAGATAAACCTGATGTTATTAGACCCAAAAGAAAGTATGAGAAGAAGCCAAAAGTCTTACCTTCGTCTGCTGCTGCTACTCCTCAACAGACAAGTCCTGCTGCACTGCCAGTCTTTAATGCTAAAGATTTGAATCAGTATGATTTTCCTAGCTCAGATGAAGAACCTCTCTCCCAG GTTTTGTCTGGTTCTTCGGAGGCTGAGGAAGAAAATGATCCTGATGGTCCTTTTGCCTTCCGTAGGAAAGCAGGCTGTCAGTACTATGCT cctCATTTAGACCAACCTGGCAACTGGCCATGGAGTAGCCCTAAAGAGGGAAGATTAGGAGATGTGCGTTACAGATACTGCTTAACCACCCTCACTGTACCCCAGAGGTGTATTGGGCTTGCACGAAGACGGGTCGGCCGTGGTGGAAG ggTGCTACTAGACAGAGCACATTCGGACTACGATAACACATTTCATCAGCTGgatttggaaatgttttcctcaTCACAACACTCTTCAATCAGTCAATTTGCCAATACCTCAGAAACAAATACCTCGGACAAATCGTTCTCGAAAGACCTCAGTCAGATACTAGTCAATATCAAATCATGTAGATGGCGGCATTTTAGGCCTCGGACACCATCCCTACATGACAGTGACAATGACGAACTCTCCTGTAGGAAATTATACAGGGGTATAAATCGAACAGGCACAGCACAACCCGGGACCCAGACATGCAGTACCTCTATACAAAGTAAAAGTAGCAGTGGTTCAGCACATTTTG aaagtgaaaCATCTTTGGGCCTGGTGCATCAAATACTAAATCACACTGATGGCTCTAAGTCTCTCCAATCTTCTGAATTCACTG CATTTACAGCCGAACAATACCAGCAACATCAACAGCAACTGGCACTAATGCAGAAACAGCAGCTTGCACAAATTCATCAACAGCAAGCAAATAGTAATTCCTCTGCCAACACATCACAG GGTTTTGTTTCCAAGACACTGGATTCTGTTAGTGCTCAATTTGCTGCTTCAGCTTTGGTTACATCAGAACAACTGATGGGATTCAAAATGAAGGATGATGTGGTGCTTGGAATTGGGGTGAATGGCATTCTTCAAGCCTCAG gagTGTACAAGGGCTTACACCTCAGTAGTACTACACCTACAGCACTTGTCCATACAAGTTCATCATCAACAGCAGGTTCAGCCTTGTTACAGCCTTCAAATATAACGCAGACTTCAAGTTCCCACAGTGCACTGAGTCACCAAGTAACTGCTGCCAATTCTGCAACAACTCAGGTTCTGATTGGGAACAACATTCGATTAACTGTACCCTCATCAGTTGCCACTGTAAACTCTATTACCACACTCAATGCACGACATATACCTAGGACTTTAAGTGCTGTTCCATCATCTGCCTTAAAGCTGGCTGCAGCAACCAATTGTCAGGTGCCCAAGGTTCCAGCTTCATCCTCTGTGGATGCAGTaccaag GGAAAACCATGAAACGGAGAAGCCAGCACTGAACAATATAGCGGACAATACAGTAGCAATGGAGGTGACGTAG
- the EPC1 gene encoding enhancer of polycomb homolog 1 isoform X4: MSKLSFRARALDASKPLPVFRCEDLPDLAEYASINRAVPQMPTGMEKEEESEHHLQRAISAQQVYGEKRDNMVIPVPEAESNIAYYESIYPGEFKMPKQLIHIQPFSLDAEQPDYDLDSEDEIFVNKLKKRMDISPLQFEEMIDRLEKGSGQQPVSLQEAKLLLKEDDELIREVYEYWIKKRKNCRGPSLIPAVKQEKRDGSSTNDPYVAFRRRTEKMQTRKNRKNDEASYEKMLKLRRDLSRAVTILEMIKRREKSKRELLHLTLEIMEKRYNLGDYSGEIMSEVMAQRQPIKPTYAIPIIPVTNSSPFKHQEAMELKEFKVKQDKPDVIRPKRKYEKKPKVLPSSAAATPQQTSPAALPVFNAKDLNQYDFPSSDEEPLSQVLSGSSEAEEENDPDGPFAFRRKAGCQYYAPHLDQPGNWPWSSPKEGRLGDVRYRYCLTTLTVPQRCIGLARRRVGRGGRVLLDRAHSDYDNTFHQLDLEMFSSSQHSSISQFANTSETNTSDKSFSKDLSQILVNIKSCRWRHFRPRTPSLHDSDNDELSCRKLYRGINRTGTAQPGTQTCSTSIQSKSSSGSAHFAFTAEQYQQHQQQLALMQKQQLAQIHQQQANSNSSANTSQGFVSKTLDSVSAQFAASALVTSEQLMGFKMKDDVVLGIGVNGILQASGVYKGLHLSSTTPTALVHTSSSSTAGSALLQPSNITQTSSSHSALSHQVTAANSATTQVLIGNNIRLTVPSSVATVNSITTLNARHIPRTLSAVPSSALKLAAATNCQVPKVPASSSVDAVPRENHETEKPALNNIADNTVAMEVT; the protein is encoded by the exons gaacaTCATCTCCAGCGGGCTATCTCAGCACAACAAGTATATGGAGAGAAGAGGGATAACATGGTTATACCGGTTCCAGAAGCAGAAAGTAACATTGCATACTATGAATCTATATATCCTGGAGAATTTAAAATGCCAAAGCAGCTGATTCATATACAGC CCTTTAGTTTGGATGCTGAGCAGCCGGATTATGACTTGGATTCGGAAGATGAGATCTTTGTGAATAAGTTGAAGAAAAGAATGGACATCTCTCCTTTGCAATTTGAGGAGATGATAGACAGACTAGAAAAGGGCAGCGGTCAGCAG CCAGTCAGCCTGCAAGAGGCCAAGCTGTTGCTGAAGGAAGATGATGAATTGATCAGAGAAGTGTATGAGTACTggattaaaaagaggaaaaactgtcGAGGTCCCTCTCTTATCCCAGCAGTGAAACAAGAGAAGCGAGATGGTTCCAGCACAAATGACCCTTATGTTGCTTTTAGAAGACGAACAGAAAAGATGCAGACAAGAAAA AATCGAAAGAATGATGAAGCATCATATGAGAAGATGCTTAAGCTGCGTCGAGATCTGAGTCGTGCAGTAACCATCCTGGAGATGataaagaggagggaaaaaagcaagagagagttGCTGCATTTAACACTGGAAATTATGGAAAAGAG GTATAATTTGGGTGACTACAGTGGAGAGATCATGTCTGAGGTCATGGCACAACGGCAGCCAATTAAACCTACCTATGCTATTCCCATCATTCCTGTGACTAACAGCAGTCCTTTTAAACACCAAGAAGCTATGGAACTGAAAGAATTTAAAGTTAAA CAAGATAAACCTGATGTTATTAGACCCAAAAGAAAGTATGAGAAGAAGCCAAAAGTCTTACCTTCGTCTGCTGCTGCTACTCCTCAACAGACAAGTCCTGCTGCACTGCCAGTCTTTAATGCTAAAGATTTGAATCAGTATGATTTTCCTAGCTCAGATGAAGAACCTCTCTCCCAG GTTTTGTCTGGTTCTTCGGAGGCTGAGGAAGAAAATGATCCTGATGGTCCTTTTGCCTTCCGTAGGAAAGCAGGCTGTCAGTACTATGCT cctCATTTAGACCAACCTGGCAACTGGCCATGGAGTAGCCCTAAAGAGGGAAGATTAGGAGATGTGCGTTACAGATACTGCTTAACCACCCTCACTGTACCCCAGAGGTGTATTGGGCTTGCACGAAGACGGGTCGGCCGTGGTGGAAG ggTGCTACTAGACAGAGCACATTCGGACTACGATAACACATTTCATCAGCTGgatttggaaatgttttcctcaTCACAACACTCTTCAATCAGTCAATTTGCCAATACCTCAGAAACAAATACCTCGGACAAATCGTTCTCGAAAGACCTCAGTCAGATACTAGTCAATATCAAATCATGTAGATGGCGGCATTTTAGGCCTCGGACACCATCCCTACATGACAGTGACAATGACGAACTCTCCTGTAGGAAATTATACAGGGGTATAAATCGAACAGGCACAGCACAACCCGGGACCCAGACATGCAGTACCTCTATACAAAGTAAAAGTAGCAGTGGTTCAGCACATTTTG CATTTACAGCCGAACAATACCAGCAACATCAACAGCAACTGGCACTAATGCAGAAACAGCAGCTTGCACAAATTCATCAACAGCAAGCAAATAGTAATTCCTCTGCCAACACATCACAG GGTTTTGTTTCCAAGACACTGGATTCTGTTAGTGCTCAATTTGCTGCTTCAGCTTTGGTTACATCAGAACAACTGATGGGATTCAAAATGAAGGATGATGTGGTGCTTGGAATTGGGGTGAATGGCATTCTTCAAGCCTCAG gagTGTACAAGGGCTTACACCTCAGTAGTACTACACCTACAGCACTTGTCCATACAAGTTCATCATCAACAGCAGGTTCAGCCTTGTTACAGCCTTCAAATATAACGCAGACTTCAAGTTCCCACAGTGCACTGAGTCACCAAGTAACTGCTGCCAATTCTGCAACAACTCAGGTTCTGATTGGGAACAACATTCGATTAACTGTACCCTCATCAGTTGCCACTGTAAACTCTATTACCACACTCAATGCACGACATATACCTAGGACTTTAAGTGCTGTTCCATCATCTGCCTTAAAGCTGGCTGCAGCAACCAATTGTCAGGTGCCCAAGGTTCCAGCTTCATCCTCTGTGGATGCAGTaccaag GGAAAACCATGAAACGGAGAAGCCAGCACTGAACAATATAGCGGACAATACAGTAGCAATGGAGGTGACGTAG
- the EPC1 gene encoding enhancer of polycomb homolog 1 isoform X2, which yields MSKLSFRARALDASKPLPVFRCEDLPDLAEYASINRAVPQMPTGMEKEEESEHHLQRAISAQQVYGEKRDNMVIPVPEAESNIAYYESIYPGEFKMPKQLIHIQPFSLDAEQPDYDLDSEDEIFVNKLKKRMDISPLQFEEMIDRLEKGSGQQPVSLQEAKLLLKEDDELIREVYEYWIKKRKNCRGPSLIPAVKQEKRDGSSTNDPYVAFRRRTEKMQTRKNRKNDEASYEKMLKLRRDLSRAVTILEMIKRREKSKRELLHLTLEIMEKRYNLGDYSGEIMSEVMAQRQPIKPTYAIPIIPVTNSSPFKHQEAMELKEFKVKQDKPDVIRPKRKYEKKPKVLPSSAAATPQQTSPAALPVFNAKDLNQYDFPSSDEEPLSQVLSGSSEAEEENDPDGPFAFRRKAGCQYYAPHLDQPGNWPWSSPKEGRLGDVRYRYCLTTLTVPQRCIGLARRRVGRGGRVLLDRAHSDYDNTFHQLDLEMFSSSQHSSISQFANTSETNTSDKSFSKDLSQILVNIKSCRWRHFRPRTPSLHDSDNDELSCRKLYRGINRTGTAQPGTQTCSTSIQSKSSSGSAHFAFTAEQYQQHQQQLALMQKQQLAQIHQQQANSNSSANTSQNLETNQQESGFRLNLHHSHSVKCLEGTLQGFVSKTLDSVSAQFAASALVTSEQLMGFKMKDDVVLGIGVNGILQASGVYKGLHLSSTTPTALVHTSSSSTAGSALLQPSNITQTSSSHSALSHQVTAANSATTQVLIGNNIRLTVPSSVATVNSITTLNARHIPRTLSAVPSSALKLAAATNCQVPKVPASSSVDAVPRENHETEKPALNNIADNTVAMEVT from the exons gaacaTCATCTCCAGCGGGCTATCTCAGCACAACAAGTATATGGAGAGAAGAGGGATAACATGGTTATACCGGTTCCAGAAGCAGAAAGTAACATTGCATACTATGAATCTATATATCCTGGAGAATTTAAAATGCCAAAGCAGCTGATTCATATACAGC CCTTTAGTTTGGATGCTGAGCAGCCGGATTATGACTTGGATTCGGAAGATGAGATCTTTGTGAATAAGTTGAAGAAAAGAATGGACATCTCTCCTTTGCAATTTGAGGAGATGATAGACAGACTAGAAAAGGGCAGCGGTCAGCAG CCAGTCAGCCTGCAAGAGGCCAAGCTGTTGCTGAAGGAAGATGATGAATTGATCAGAGAAGTGTATGAGTACTggattaaaaagaggaaaaactgtcGAGGTCCCTCTCTTATCCCAGCAGTGAAACAAGAGAAGCGAGATGGTTCCAGCACAAATGACCCTTATGTTGCTTTTAGAAGACGAACAGAAAAGATGCAGACAAGAAAA AATCGAAAGAATGATGAAGCATCATATGAGAAGATGCTTAAGCTGCGTCGAGATCTGAGTCGTGCAGTAACCATCCTGGAGATGataaagaggagggaaaaaagcaagagagagttGCTGCATTTAACACTGGAAATTATGGAAAAGAG GTATAATTTGGGTGACTACAGTGGAGAGATCATGTCTGAGGTCATGGCACAACGGCAGCCAATTAAACCTACCTATGCTATTCCCATCATTCCTGTGACTAACAGCAGTCCTTTTAAACACCAAGAAGCTATGGAACTGAAAGAATTTAAAGTTAAA CAAGATAAACCTGATGTTATTAGACCCAAAAGAAAGTATGAGAAGAAGCCAAAAGTCTTACCTTCGTCTGCTGCTGCTACTCCTCAACAGACAAGTCCTGCTGCACTGCCAGTCTTTAATGCTAAAGATTTGAATCAGTATGATTTTCCTAGCTCAGATGAAGAACCTCTCTCCCAG GTTTTGTCTGGTTCTTCGGAGGCTGAGGAAGAAAATGATCCTGATGGTCCTTTTGCCTTCCGTAGGAAAGCAGGCTGTCAGTACTATGCT cctCATTTAGACCAACCTGGCAACTGGCCATGGAGTAGCCCTAAAGAGGGAAGATTAGGAGATGTGCGTTACAGATACTGCTTAACCACCCTCACTGTACCCCAGAGGTGTATTGGGCTTGCACGAAGACGGGTCGGCCGTGGTGGAAG ggTGCTACTAGACAGAGCACATTCGGACTACGATAACACATTTCATCAGCTGgatttggaaatgttttcctcaTCACAACACTCTTCAATCAGTCAATTTGCCAATACCTCAGAAACAAATACCTCGGACAAATCGTTCTCGAAAGACCTCAGTCAGATACTAGTCAATATCAAATCATGTAGATGGCGGCATTTTAGGCCTCGGACACCATCCCTACATGACAGTGACAATGACGAACTCTCCTGTAGGAAATTATACAGGGGTATAAATCGAACAGGCACAGCACAACCCGGGACCCAGACATGCAGTACCTCTATACAAAGTAAAAGTAGCAGTGGTTCAGCACATTTTG CATTTACAGCCGAACAATACCAGCAACATCAACAGCAACTGGCACTAATGCAGAAACAGCAGCTTGCACAAATTCATCAACAGCAAGCAAATAGTAATTCCTCTGCCAACACATCACAG AACCTTGAAACTAACCAACAGGAAAGTGGCTTTCGCCTGAATCTACATCATAGCCATTCTGTAAAGTGTTTAGAAGGGACACTGCAG GGTTTTGTTTCCAAGACACTGGATTCTGTTAGTGCTCAATTTGCTGCTTCAGCTTTGGTTACATCAGAACAACTGATGGGATTCAAAATGAAGGATGATGTGGTGCTTGGAATTGGGGTGAATGGCATTCTTCAAGCCTCAG gagTGTACAAGGGCTTACACCTCAGTAGTACTACACCTACAGCACTTGTCCATACAAGTTCATCATCAACAGCAGGTTCAGCCTTGTTACAGCCTTCAAATATAACGCAGACTTCAAGTTCCCACAGTGCACTGAGTCACCAAGTAACTGCTGCCAATTCTGCAACAACTCAGGTTCTGATTGGGAACAACATTCGATTAACTGTACCCTCATCAGTTGCCACTGTAAACTCTATTACCACACTCAATGCACGACATATACCTAGGACTTTAAGTGCTGTTCCATCATCTGCCTTAAAGCTGGCTGCAGCAACCAATTGTCAGGTGCCCAAGGTTCCAGCTTCATCCTCTGTGGATGCAGTaccaag GGAAAACCATGAAACGGAGAAGCCAGCACTGAACAATATAGCGGACAATACAGTAGCAATGGAGGTGACGTAG
- the EPC1 gene encoding enhancer of polycomb homolog 1 isoform X5: MVIPVPEAESNIAYYESIYPGEFKMPKQLIHIQPFSLDAEQPDYDLDSEDEIFVNKLKKRMDISPLQFEEMIDRLEKGSGQQPVSLQEAKLLLKEDDELIREVYEYWIKKRKNCRGPSLIPAVKQEKRDGSSTNDPYVAFRRRTEKMQTRKNRKNDEASYEKMLKLRRDLSRAVTILEMIKRREKSKRELLHLTLEIMEKRYNLGDYSGEIMSEVMAQRQPIKPTYAIPIIPVTNSSPFKHQEAMELKEFKVKQDKPDVIRPKRKYEKKPKVLPSSAAATPQQTSPAALPVFNAKDLNQYDFPSSDEEPLSQVLSGSSEAEEENDPDGPFAFRRKAGCQYYAPHLDQPGNWPWSSPKEGRLGDVRYRYCLTTLTVPQRCIGLARRRVGRGGRVLLDRAHSDYDNTFHQLDLEMFSSSQHSSISQFANTSETNTSDKSFSKDLSQILVNIKSCRWRHFRPRTPSLHDSDNDELSCRKLYRGINRTGTAQPGTQTCSTSIQSKSSSGSAHFESETSLGLVHQILNHTDGSKSLQSSEFTAFTAEQYQQHQQQLALMQKQQLAQIHQQQANSNSSANTSQNLETNQQESGFRLNLHHSHSVKCLEGTLQGFVSKTLDSVSAQFAASALVTSEQLMGFKMKDDVVLGIGVNGILQASGVYKGLHLSSTTPTALVHTSSSSTAGSALLQPSNITQTSSSHSALSHQVTAANSATTQVLIGNNIRLTVPSSVATVNSITTLNARHIPRTLSAVPSSALKLAAATNCQVPKVPASSSVDAVPRENHETEKPALNNIADNTVAMEVT, from the exons ATGGTTATACCGGTTCCAGAAGCAGAAAGTAACATTGCATACTATGAATCTATATATCCTGGAGAATTTAAAATGCCAAAGCAGCTGATTCATATACAGC CCTTTAGTTTGGATGCTGAGCAGCCGGATTATGACTTGGATTCGGAAGATGAGATCTTTGTGAATAAGTTGAAGAAAAGAATGGACATCTCTCCTTTGCAATTTGAGGAGATGATAGACAGACTAGAAAAGGGCAGCGGTCAGCAG CCAGTCAGCCTGCAAGAGGCCAAGCTGTTGCTGAAGGAAGATGATGAATTGATCAGAGAAGTGTATGAGTACTggattaaaaagaggaaaaactgtcGAGGTCCCTCTCTTATCCCAGCAGTGAAACAAGAGAAGCGAGATGGTTCCAGCACAAATGACCCTTATGTTGCTTTTAGAAGACGAACAGAAAAGATGCAGACAAGAAAA AATCGAAAGAATGATGAAGCATCATATGAGAAGATGCTTAAGCTGCGTCGAGATCTGAGTCGTGCAGTAACCATCCTGGAGATGataaagaggagggaaaaaagcaagagagagttGCTGCATTTAACACTGGAAATTATGGAAAAGAG GTATAATTTGGGTGACTACAGTGGAGAGATCATGTCTGAGGTCATGGCACAACGGCAGCCAATTAAACCTACCTATGCTATTCCCATCATTCCTGTGACTAACAGCAGTCCTTTTAAACACCAAGAAGCTATGGAACTGAAAGAATTTAAAGTTAAA CAAGATAAACCTGATGTTATTAGACCCAAAAGAAAGTATGAGAAGAAGCCAAAAGTCTTACCTTCGTCTGCTGCTGCTACTCCTCAACAGACAAGTCCTGCTGCACTGCCAGTCTTTAATGCTAAAGATTTGAATCAGTATGATTTTCCTAGCTCAGATGAAGAACCTCTCTCCCAG GTTTTGTCTGGTTCTTCGGAGGCTGAGGAAGAAAATGATCCTGATGGTCCTTTTGCCTTCCGTAGGAAAGCAGGCTGTCAGTACTATGCT cctCATTTAGACCAACCTGGCAACTGGCCATGGAGTAGCCCTAAAGAGGGAAGATTAGGAGATGTGCGTTACAGATACTGCTTAACCACCCTCACTGTACCCCAGAGGTGTATTGGGCTTGCACGAAGACGGGTCGGCCGTGGTGGAAG ggTGCTACTAGACAGAGCACATTCGGACTACGATAACACATTTCATCAGCTGgatttggaaatgttttcctcaTCACAACACTCTTCAATCAGTCAATTTGCCAATACCTCAGAAACAAATACCTCGGACAAATCGTTCTCGAAAGACCTCAGTCAGATACTAGTCAATATCAAATCATGTAGATGGCGGCATTTTAGGCCTCGGACACCATCCCTACATGACAGTGACAATGACGAACTCTCCTGTAGGAAATTATACAGGGGTATAAATCGAACAGGCACAGCACAACCCGGGACCCAGACATGCAGTACCTCTATACAAAGTAAAAGTAGCAGTGGTTCAGCACATTTTG aaagtgaaaCATCTTTGGGCCTGGTGCATCAAATACTAAATCACACTGATGGCTCTAAGTCTCTCCAATCTTCTGAATTCACTG CATTTACAGCCGAACAATACCAGCAACATCAACAGCAACTGGCACTAATGCAGAAACAGCAGCTTGCACAAATTCATCAACAGCAAGCAAATAGTAATTCCTCTGCCAACACATCACAG AACCTTGAAACTAACCAACAGGAAAGTGGCTTTCGCCTGAATCTACATCATAGCCATTCTGTAAAGTGTTTAGAAGGGACACTGCAG GGTTTTGTTTCCAAGACACTGGATTCTGTTAGTGCTCAATTTGCTGCTTCAGCTTTGGTTACATCAGAACAACTGATGGGATTCAAAATGAAGGATGATGTGGTGCTTGGAATTGGGGTGAATGGCATTCTTCAAGCCTCAG gagTGTACAAGGGCTTACACCTCAGTAGTACTACACCTACAGCACTTGTCCATACAAGTTCATCATCAACAGCAGGTTCAGCCTTGTTACAGCCTTCAAATATAACGCAGACTTCAAGTTCCCACAGTGCACTGAGTCACCAAGTAACTGCTGCCAATTCTGCAACAACTCAGGTTCTGATTGGGAACAACATTCGATTAACTGTACCCTCATCAGTTGCCACTGTAAACTCTATTACCACACTCAATGCACGACATATACCTAGGACTTTAAGTGCTGTTCCATCATCTGCCTTAAAGCTGGCTGCAGCAACCAATTGTCAGGTGCCCAAGGTTCCAGCTTCATCCTCTGTGGATGCAGTaccaag GGAAAACCATGAAACGGAGAAGCCAGCACTGAACAATATAGCGGACAATACAGTAGCAATGGAGGTGACGTAG